A single region of the Lycium barbarum isolate Lr01 chromosome 2, ASM1917538v2, whole genome shotgun sequence genome encodes:
- the LOC132628371 gene encoding auxin-responsive protein SAUR50-like: MDLNKLAEKGKKGIIPKTWERCKSFGRKNSSENNRHALTTKRSRKRFRVATQGCFSVYVGQEKQRFVIRTEYVNHPLFKMLLEEAESEFGYNSKGPLVLPCDVDYFLKFLMEVDSNDEIFGHHRNGCSFARSYSSSYHMTPTMFVVMNKH, encoded by the coding sequence atggatttgaaCAAATTAGCTGAGAAAGGGAAGAAAGGAATAATCCCCAAAACATGGGAACGATGCAAATCTTTTGGTCGAAAAAATTCATCAGAAAATAATCGACATGCCCTAACGACAAAACGTAGCAGAAAAAGATTTCGAGTGGCTACACAAGGTTGTTTCTCGGTCTATGTCGGACAAGAGAAACAAAGATTTGTTATTAGGACTGAGTATGTGAATCATCCCCTTTTCAAGATGTTGCTTGAAGAAGCTGAATCAGAGTTTGGTTACAACAGTAAAGGTCCATTGGTCTTGCCTTGTGATGTTGattattttctcaaatttttgatgGAAGTGGACTCTAATGATGAGATATTTGGTCATCATCGTAATGGTTGCAGCTTTGCTAGGAGTTATAGCTCCTCCTATCACATGACTCCAACAATGTTTGTTGTCATGAATAAACATTAA